The window TCGCGTCGCGGAACCCGCGAGGCGCAGCCCAGGTCAAGCGCCTGGCGCTCGACGACGTCACCCCGGAGCTGGACGTGTACCTCGGCCAGGCCGCGTACCTGCAGCTCTCCGTCTACGAGACGATGGGTCGCGCCGGTGCCTCGGCGCCGACGCTGTCCGGTCGCCTGGTGACCGGCGTGCTCGCGACGACGGCCCTCGACCGGCACCGCACCATCGTCGCCGAGATCGAGCGCAACGGTTCGGACCCGGCGGCCCTGATGGCGCCGCACCGCGAGGCGATCGACCGGTTCCTCGAACGCACGAGCGGTGCCGACTGGTACGAGTCGATGCTGACCGGCTACGTCACGGCCGGCATCCTGAACGACCTGTTCGGCAACCTGCTGCGCTCGCTGCCGAACGACGTTCGGCAGCGGCTGCGCTCCGTGTTCGACGCGCGTGAGGAACCCGCTGTCGTCGAGGAACTGACCGCCCGGATCGAGGACGACCCCGAGGTCGGTTCGCGCCTGGCGATGTGGGGCCGACGGCTCGTCGGGGACACCCTGCTGGTGGCGCGGTCGGCCCTGGCGTCGCACGCGCGCGAGGACCAGGAGCGGCTCGAGCCGGTCTGGACGGAGCTCATCGCCGCGCACACCCGCCGGATGGACGCGCTCGGCCTGACGGCCTAGGCCCCGCGGGCCTTGAGCCGTTCGTAGTACTCGACGTCGCTCTTGTCGCGGCGCGTCCCGAGCAGCCACTCGACGACGAGGGCGACGACGCCCGCACCGACCAGGGCCACCACCCAGATCCAGGTGGCGTCGTACTGCCAGCCGGCCCAGGTCAGTGCCTCCCACAGGACGGCAGCGGCGATGCCGCCCACGGCGGGCCCGATCAGGACGCCACGACTGGCACGCCACGGCAGGACCACGTGCGCGATCCCACCGATGATCAGGCCGCCGAGGACGGCGAAGAGCAGTTCCACGTCGTCAGGCGACGAAGCCGATGCGGCGTGCCTCTTCCGCGCCGACCTCGACGTACGCCAGGGCGGCGACCGGCACGATGAAGCGGCGGCCCTTCTCGTCCTGGAGCGACAGGTGCGTCGCCTTCGACGCGAGGGCCTCCGACACGGCCTTCTCGATCTCGTCGGCGGTCTGGGCGGTCTCGAACGCGATCTCGCGCGGGCTGTTGATGATGCCGATCTTGATGTCCACGAGCACAGCGTATCCGAGCGGTCCCGGAGGACATCGGACGTTCGCCGCGGGCGCACTCGACGGCCGGGGTGCACGCCGCGCCCGCGCCCGGCCGGGTGGTGTCGGCGGTCGTGGGTACCGTACGAGCGTGCCGCAGACCACGCTGACGCCAGCTCCCGCAGACGCCGGCGTCGCACGTGCCCTGGTCGACGACCCGTCCCAGGCGGCCGTGCTCGCGTTGCCGGACGGTCGACACGCGGCGGTCATCGGGGCGCCCGGCACGGGCAAGACGACGACGCTCGCCCGGCTCGTCGCCGACCGGTTGCACCGACCGGACGCGATCAGTCCCGACGGGCACGCCACGGTGCTCGCGCTGACCTCGGCGCGGACCGCTGCCACCGCGCTGCGTGACCGACTCGCGGCCGCCGTCGACCGCGTCGTGCCGGGTGCGCTCGCCCGGACCGTGAACTCGCTGGCCTTCCAGATCGTCGCGCACGCCGCCGCCGTCCAGGGGCAGGAGGCGCCGACGCTGCTCACCGGTGGTGAGCAGGACCGCATCATCGCCGACCTGCTCGCGGGCCACGAGCTCGACGGGACCGGTCCGGACTGGCCCGAGCCGATCACCGCGGTGGTGCGCGAGCGCGCCGGGTTCCGGACCGCGCTGCGCGACGTCATGATGCGTGCGGTGGCGGCGGGTGTCGAACCCGAGGACATGCGCGAGCTCGCCGACGAGGGCGGTCGACCCGAGTGGCGGGCCGTGGGTGACTTCGTCGACGAGTACCGGGCGTCGGTCACGGCGTTCCGTGCGACCAGCCTCGACTCCGGTGAGCTCGTCGCGTTCGCCACCGCCGCCGTGCTGCGGGGGGAGCTGCCGGCGAGCATCGCGGCCCTCG of the Curtobacterium sp. TC1 genome contains:
- a CDS encoding DUF3107 domain-containing protein yields the protein MDIKIGIINSPREIAFETAQTADEIEKAVSEALASKATHLSLQDEKGRRFIVPVAALAYVEVGAEEARRIGFVA
- a CDS encoding ferritin-like domain-containing protein; amino-acid sequence: MVSWWNRKRAAQLAAAWLASRNPRGAAQVKRLALDDVTPELDVYLGQAAYLQLSVYETMGRAGASAPTLSGRLVTGVLATTALDRHRTIVAEIERNGSDPAALMAPHREAIDRFLERTSGADWYESMLTGYVTAGILNDLFGNLLRSLPNDVRQRLRSVFDAREEPAVVEELTARIEDDPEVGSRLAMWGRRLVGDTLLVARSALASHAREDQERLEPVWTELIAAHTRRMDALGLTA